A stretch of DNA from Amylolactobacillus amylophilus DSM 20533 = JCM 1125:
GACCAGGAGGTGATGCTGGTCGCAGTTGATCAGGATGGCAGACAGCTCAATACTATTTTGACCCCGGCAACGACGCACGTCACGGTCCCAATTGTCTTACCGTCAAAGACTGTGAAGGTAAAGCTCACGCAGAAGAATGGCGAGTCCGATAAGGTCTACGCGTTGACGACTGACACTGCCCGGGTACGCATTTACGGTCATACTGCTGATCTAAAAGAGATCGAGGAGATTGAGGTACCAGTCGATTTGACGAACCAAAGTGTCGATTATGAAGACACGTTCACGCTCAAGAAACCAACTGGTGTGGTTAAAATTGACCCGGCAAAAATAAAAGTAAACGTAAAGATAAAAGGAAACGATTAGGGAAGGTAACTAACGATGACAAAATATTTTGGTACTGATGGAGTTCGCGGAGTCGCAAATGAGGGACTGACGCCAGAATTAGCATTTAAACTTGGGCGTGACGGCGGATACGTCCTCACGCAGCAAAAAGAAGATCAGTCAAGGAGACCAAAAGTATTAGTTGCCCGGGATACACGTATTTCTGGTGAGATGCTTGAGTACTCCCTGATTGCGGGATTGCTCTCTGTGGGGATTGAGGTCTTGAACCTCGGTGTGATCTCTACCCCAGCTGTGGCGTACTTGGTGAAGGCACAGGATGCGGATGCTGGTATCATGATTTCGGCCTCACACAACCCTGTTGAGGACAATGGAATCAAGTTCTTTGGTGGAGATGGTTACAAACTATCAGATGCTACCGAAGAGAAGATTGAGGCGTTATTAGATACACCTGAAGACGTTTTGCCGCGTCCGTCTGCTGACGGGCTAGGTAGTGTCGAGGAGTATCCGGAGGGTGCATCGAAATATCTCCAATTTATCGAACAGACCATTCCAGATGACGTCGCGGATATTAAAGTGGTCGTTGATGCCGCAAATGGTGCTACTAGTTCATTAGTGAGCCGGCTCTTTGCGGACGTTGATGCGGACTTCGAGACCATTGCTGATCACCCGAACGGCTTGAACATCAACAACCAGGTGGGCTCAACCCATCCTGAGCAGTTACAGGCTGCCGTGGTGGAGAAGGGGGTACAGATTGGGTTGGCCTTCGATGGTGACGGTGACCGGTGTATCGCTGTGGATGAGAATGGTGCGATTGTCGATGGTGACAAAATCATGTATATTCTCGGTAAGTTCATGAGCGAGAAGGGGCGTTTGAAACAAGATACGATTGTGACAACCGTCATGAGTAATCTGGGCCTGTATAAGGCTATTGACGCGGCTGGTCTTAACTCAGTCCAGACACAGGTCGGAGACCGCTACGTTGTCGAAGAGATGAGAAAAGATGGCTACAACATCGGTGGTGAGCAATCCGGTCATATCGTCTTATTCGATTATCACAATACTGGTGATGGCATGCTAACTGGTTTACATCTGCTCTACGTGATGAAAGAAACTGGTAAGAAACTCAGTGAGTTAGCTGCACCCGTGAAGACCTACCCACAGAAATTGGTCAACATTAAGGTGACAGATAAGAATGCTTGGGAGAATAATGAGGCGATTCAAGCCGTGATTGACACGGTGGAAAAGGAAATGAACGGTGAAGGTCGCGTGTTAGTTCGTCCTTCAGGAACCGAGTCTTTGCTGCGTGTGATGGCCGAGGCAGCAACCAAAGAGTTGGTTGAGCAATATGTAAACCGAATTTGTGACGTCGTCCGGGCCGAGATTGGTATTAATGAATAACTTACAAGAGGAGTTACCACTCGAACTGGTTGTTGATGACGATATTATTCTTAGAGTAAAAAAACCGGAATTTGCGCTGGAGCTCTTTACACTAATTCAGGTGCAAAGAGACTACTTACTGGAATGGTTGCCCTGGGTCGAGCACGTCACTTCGCCCGCTGCGCAGGAATTATCGCTCAGGCAATTTTACAATGCCACCATGAAAGGTGAGGCTTACGAGACTTTAATTTTCTACAAGGGACAAGTGGCTGGCAGCCTAAGTTTCAACGAGATATCACACCTCAATCACCAGGCCGATATTGGATATTGGCTGAGTGCGGACCTAAAGGGACGGGGAATTATGACCAAGAGTGTAGCCAAGTTGATTAAGTTTGGCTTTGGCCAACTCAAGCTCCATAAAATTACGTTAGTGGCTGCAGTTGAAAACCAGCCCAGCAATGCCGTGGCTAAGCGGGTCGGTATGACGCTCGAGGCGACACTGAGGGAGCAAATTCTCCTTAAGTCAGGTTATCATGACGTCAATTATTACAGTATTTTCGCATAAAAAAAGTTTCTCGACTCTCTAATCAGAGAATGAGAAACTTTTTTTGGTGCTAGCAATATTTAGTTTAGTTACTAAATTTATATTTCGTAGGAATACTCTTGCTTCGTTCGATTAAGCCGAAGATGATGGCACCAGCTGCACACATCACAAACTCGGTGAGCATCAGTCCGGCATACGTAATCCAAAATGGTGCGCCGGCAATGTACTTCAGCTCGAGCGCAATCATGAACATGCTGAGGGCGCCAACGACTGGCACGACAGCTAAGCGGGCCCAGTAATTCTTGATCAGGCGGCTAATTAAGTAGCTACCGCCCGTGATAACTAGTGTATTTGCTGTACCGACAATCAGGTCAACCGCGGCGAGGCTGCTGAACATGTTGACGATGAAGCAGCCGATGGTCACAGACCAAACATAACGCTTGTTGAAGACGGCAATTGCGTTGGTCATCTCGGCGAAGCGGAATTGGAGCGGTCCAAAGCTCAGGGGCAGGAATAAGAGTCCGAGGGCAACATAGAGGGCTGCGACCAGACCCATCTTGGTTAGTTCTAACGTTTTTTCTTTCATCACAAAATTCTCCTTAGTTTTTTATTGTGGGGTGGTTACGAACCACAGTGTGATAACTTGACCTATTTTACAGAAATTTAACAAAACTGCAAGTTCTCACAGAATCATCCTACAAGAAACCGCTTTTTCCGTTATACTAGTACTAATTGAATTGATAGGAGTTAATAATGACAATTAAATTAATCGCCACAGATATGGATGGCACACTACTGACAGACCAAAAGGAAATTTCACCTGCAGCACTCGCGGCAATCGCCGCCGCACGCGCAAAGGGTGTTAAGGTAGTGCTCGCGACTGGTCGGCCATTACCTGGTGTAGCGCGCTATGTACAGCAATTAGGATTGAGCGGTGAGGATGAATACGTCTTGACTTACAACGGCGCGTTCGTCCAGAACCTCGCGGGTAATCCCGTAATCGAGCATCCGCTGGGCTATCAGGACTTCAGTCGTTGGAATGAACTAGCGGTGCAGAATCAGACATACCTACACTTCGAGACGCTCAACCACTTCTACACGCCAAATGCCGACATGAACCTCTACATTTCGATGGAAAGTTTCCTGACTCACATGCCAATTAGATATCGGCGCCCGGAACAGATTCCCACTGGCATTGAGATTAGTAAGATCATGATCACAGATGAGCCTAGTAAGCTCACGCAATTCATTAAGCAGGTTCCAGCTAGCATGTATGAGGATTATCAACTTACACAGAGCGAGGATTTCTTCTTTGAGATAAACAGCAAGGACGCATCAAAGGGAACCGGCGTACTAGAATTAGCTCAAAAACTAGGAATTGCCCCAGATGAGGTGATGATTCTTGGCGATCAAGGAAACGACCTCTCGATGTTTAAACAACCCGACTTCTTAAAGGTAGCCATGGGTAACGCCATTCCAATGATCAAGGAGCATGCGACATATGTGACGGCGACGAACGAGGATGATGGGTTTGCTAAAGCTGTGCGTAAATTTGCGCTGGGCGAATAACCACTAAAAAAAGCAGCATTACTGCAGCTTGATGTTACCGTTAACTGTACTCAGAGTGACGTTGTTAGCCGGTAATTGTCCGACTTGGCCAAGCGTCTGACCTTTGTTGTAGTCCGTGATCTTGGCATTTTTGGGTAGAAGCACGCGCCCCGTCTTCGAGGTTACGTCGAATTGATAAGCAGTTTCTGTTGGGAAAGCGACCTTAATCTGGCCGCTTTTTTCTTCAACCCGCAAATCACCAGTAAGCTGATTGAAATCTAGCCGTACGTTTCCGGAACGGCACAAAATCTTCCCTGCTCCTGCGATATTTAAGGCACGAATATAACCACTCTGGGTTTTCAGGTCGAAGAACTTTGCCGTGACATCCTCTAGACGAATGTTGCCGCTGGTGCAGTTGGTGACCAAGGTTTCGGCTATGATGTCTGTCAGTTTCAGATTACCGCTCTTCATGGTGATGACGAATTGATTGGCCGTTCCTTGAACGTGCACGTCTTGTAAGCGCACGTTGCCACTCTTGCCGTTAATGTGGAAATCCGTCGTCTTAATGTGCTGTGCTTTTAAATTACCGCTCTTCGCATCGACCTGAATTCGTTTCACATCCAGGTCGGTTAGTCTGATGTTGCCCGAATTAATCGTGAGATCGAATAGTATATCGGAGTGTAACTTGGTGACGATCACGTTACCCGTACTTGAGGTTAGTGAGAAGAAGCCGGCAAAACTCTGGGGAAGTGAAATTTCAATTCTGTTCCGCAGGATGCCCACGATTTTACGTGGCCCCTGCTCGATTTGGAGTACATTACCAACCTTGCTCGGAGTTGAGAACAATCCCTTGATTTCTCGCGACATGAATTCCCGGACCGTCAACTTATTATCGGTAGTTGGTAAAATTAGGATGTTCCCGAGGTGGAAATTCAGGTGCAGCTCCGAAATATTCTGGAGCTCGACGCTATAGGAATTAACTAGTTCTAGGCTGTTCAAGCGCCGATTGATCTGTGAATAGAGGTTGAAGCTCTTCGAGTAGTCGACCTCTTGCTCACCAATAAACTTGAGTAATTGGTCAAGATCACTCGCGTTCTCGATGGCAATCGCCACTGCCTCTTCCTCGGTGTGGCCTGAAGCCACCTTCTGCTGCACGAAGTTATTCATATCTTCCTCAATCGATTCACGCAGGTCAGCCAATTCATCAGTTTTCGGGTATTGCCCGAATTTGTTATCTAAAAAATCATTAATATTCATATTATCTCCTTGCAAAATTCCACTAAATCTCTTATACCTAGAATACTGTAAATTTATTTTTTTACTAGTGAAATGACGTAAGATGGCTGAAAAAATGCGTGAAATTACGTTATTATTGCGTCAAATGCACGTGAACGGCAGAAAATTAGATCGGTGAGGTAGATTCATTTGAGTAAGAAAGAAAAGATCGCATTATCCCTCGGATTAGTGGTACTGGTGTTAATCTTCATCAGTTCATCTATGACATACCAACAGCAAAATATCCAAAGTGACTTGCAACCATTCTGGCCACCATTCACCCGGTTCCTCAACTCATTCAGCTTTGTCTATGCAGGTGAGAAACATTCGCTTGCTCTCGATGGCTATGCCGGATATCTGGAGTTTATCTTGCGTAAATTGGCCCACTTCGCCTCATATTTTCTGATGGGTGCCTTCTTCTACTATGGGTTACGACGCCTCATTAAACACAATTTCTTCCCGGCACTCATCATCTGGCTCGCGATGACCGGCTTAGCCGCATTTGATGAATACCACCAGGCGATTACCGGTGGTAGAACTCCGAGCGTCCACGACGTGATGCTTGACAGTTTCGGTGCAGTAGTAGGCATTCTGCTTGTTGGCCTAATTATTTTCGTGGTGTGGCGTCATCACGAACGAAAAAAACTGGCTGAAAACTAGCAGAGTCATTGAATGTACGAATCTGTTTTGCTATTATTATTAAGGTTAACAAAAAATTGAAATGAAAGAAGGAGACCAAATGTCAGGACATTCAAAATGGCACAATATACAGGGCCGCAAAAATGCTCAAGACGCAAAAAGAGGTAAAATTTTCCAGAAATTATCTCGTGAAATTTACATGGCTGCAAAGAGTGGTGGTCCTGACCCTTCAGGTAATCCTTCTCTTCGTTTAGTATTAGATAAGGCCCGTTCAGCGAACATGCCAAAGGACAATATCCAACGGGCAATCAAGAAGGCAGAGGGTGGCGATGCCACTCACTACGACGAGATTACGTACGAAGGATATGGCCCAGCAGGTGTTGCAATCTTTGTCCAGGCGTTGACAGATAATAAGAACAGAACCGCCTCAGACGTGCGGGTTGCTTTCACTAGAAACGGTGGTAGTCTCGGCGCAACCGGTTCCGTCTCTTACATGTTTGACCGCAAGGGTTACATCGTGATTGATCGGACAACAACGGATGCAGATGAGGACACCGTCTTGATGGACATCATGGATGCTGGTGCGGATGATTTGCAGACAAGTGATGAAGCATTTGAAATATATACCGATGCCAAAGATTTCACGGCTGTCCGTGATGCACTCGAGCAAGCCGGCTATCAGCTTGCCGTCTCAGAACTAACAATGATTCCACAGAACAGCTTGGAAGTACCAGCAGACGAGCTTGAGAAGCTACAACACCTTGTTGACGCGCTCGAAGATAGTGATGATGTGCAAGATGTTTATACTTCAGCATCAAACTTAGAGGAATAAGAATTACATATTACATTTAGACACAGAATTAGATCAGATGAGTAATCATCTGATCTTTTTTTGCGCTGGCAAAAGTTTTACGCATTTTTCTGCGTATTTATTAATGTGACTAGAAAAAAGGAGGGACAAATGAAGGTACAAGAATTATTCAAACAGCTGGTTAGTGCAGCACAGGCCCAGGAGGTCAGCGATATCTACTTTCTCGTCGATGGTGAAGAATACGTCGTGAAATTTAAAGAGATTGCTGGCTTAAGCACATACCGCCGCATGCAGTTAGATTTAGGTGGTGAGTTGATTAATTACCTGAAATATCACGCCCGCATGGATATTACGGAGCACAGGCGCCCGCAGGTCGGGTCGTTTCAATTGCCAGAGAAGTCCTGTTACTTACGGTTGTCTTCCGTTGGTGACTTTCACGGCCGTGAGTCTTTGGTCGTCCGGATAATCTATCGGATGCGAGCTTCAAAATATTTCTTTCCAACAGATTTTACGCGTCTGGTAGAAGTCTGTCAGGGACGTGGTTTGGTACTGACCAGCGGACCAACAGGATCGGGCAAAACAACGCTGATGTACCAGTTGGCGAGAGAGGTCGGGCAGGACAAAATGGTGATGTGTATGGAGGATCCTGTTGAGATAGAGGAGCCCAGCTTTTTCCAAACGCAGATTAACTTGGGCGCAGGAATTACATATCCCGAGCTTTTAAAGGCGGCATTGCGTCACCGACCAGATATTCTGATTATTGGTGAGATTCGCGATAGTGTAACGGCTCAATTAGCTGTGCGAGCAAGTTTAAGTGGCCATTTAGTATTGGCTACCATTCATGCAATGAGTACGAAGGGCACGGTAATGCGTCTTTTGGAACTAGGCGTCAGTGAGTTGGAGTTAATTAATGCGCTTCGTGGTCTCACGTATCAGCGTTTAATTAAGTCAACGGATGACGAACTTAATTGTCTCATTGATGTGGGTAGTGGACCGGACCTAATGCAGGTGATTGAGCAACCAGAGCAGGGATTCTTTACTTGGTCTGCGAGATTAACCCAACTGATGGAAGAAGGGAAATTAAGTGAACAAAACGCCGCAAGCTTTGAGTTTGGGTAAATGGAACACTACTGACCGCATCAAGCTATTAGAGAATATCACTCTGCTCCTAGACAACGGGTTCTCCTTAAATGAGGGCTTGCAGGCCTTGCCGGGAATTTGGCATCAGCGTGAGCATGAATTGTTCCGAATAAACGAATTGATGCGCCAAAACAGGCATTTTGCGCTGATTCTTGCCGAAATTGGTTTCTCTTTGACCACGACGACCCAGATTGGAATGGCACTTGAGGAAGGTACATTGAGACAGTGTCTCCGTCAACTAACGGGCGTGCTGGTTCTGAGACGAGAGCAGATGAAGAAGATTAAGCAAGAGATGGCTTATCCTGTTGTGATTATTGTGATGATGAGTTTTTTAATGATCTTTATGCGCGTTTTTATGGGGAACTACCTCCCGAAGAGTCCCACAGCTGATTGGCAAAAAATTCTGTGGCTATTACTGGGTGTGGGTATTTTAGTGATTATCTATTGTGTCTACTACGCAATAAAGTCGATTAACGAACAGAGCTATGCCCAATTGCTAGTGCTTAGAAGTTGGCCTGTTATTGGCAAGATGGTCTTAAGGTACGCCCAATACCTCATCTTGTTTAATTTAAATATTCTCCTCAGCAATGGTTTTTCGTTGCAGGATATCTGTGGTTTCGCCCTGAAACAGCCCGCGGGCTCCTTGCAGTATCAATTGGGATTAAACGTCAAGCAAAAGCTGGTTGCGGGGCGTACACTACAGGAGATTATCACTGCGGAACCATTTCTGAGCGATGAGCTATTATTTGTCGTCAATACCGGGAGTGAGCGAATAGTGGTGGCGCGACAGATAAAAATACTTGAAGTAATTGCCTATGAAGAGCTATCTGCTGGTCTTCAAAGACTCAGCTTGAAGATTCAACCACTAAGTTTCATCGTGATTGGCATCGGTATCTTAACAATGTATTTAAAGTTGTTGATGCCGGTCTATAGTATGATGCAGGGATTTTAATTAAATCAGTTAACGAAAGAGGAGTATCTAAGTGAGAAAAATAGAGTGGAACAATTTAGGTAAGAGTAAACGAGTTGGCGGCTTTACGCTCATCGAAATGGTGATCGTGGTCCTGATCATCGCGATGTTAACGGTATTGATTCTCCCAAATGCCGCGAAGCAAAAAGGAATCGCCGAACAGAAAACGGATACCGCTTTTATTCAGACAATTCAATCACAGATTGACATTGTAGATACGGAATCCGAAAGAATTTCTTTTGCAGCATTGAAAGAGAATAAACATATCACAAATGAGCAATATAACAAATTGCAGGATGGGTACGTACTAAATGCGGATGGAACAGTTGCTAAAAAAGGAGACAGCTAAGGGTTTTACACTGATTGAAAGCATGGTCACTCTTTTTATCGTGACTCTTTTAATACTGGTACCAGCCGTGGAGCTCACCGGGATGAAGAGAAGTGTAGAACGCCAGCAGACCGTAACGACATTTGTGACCCAATTTGAACAGGCGAAGAAGATTGCTGAAATAAGCAATAGCAGCGCATTAATTCGCTACTACCCAACTAGTCGGAAAATAGTGGTTGCTCAAGCTGGCACAACGAAGCTGCTGGTGAGAATACCAGATCAAATGCAGGTCTTTGGCCTAACGAGCGCACTGAATATTGGCAATGATGGTTACGTCGCACCAACCACCATTACCTTTACAGATGGCTCCTGGAGTAGAAAAATCACGATTCAGATGATGTGGGGTGAGCTGATTGTGGCGTAGATTAGAGGGAATGATTCTGGTTGAGACGATGACCGCCCTAGTCGTCCTAACCATTGGAATCGGTTTTTTAGAGTTAAATATTGCCCAAACGAAACAAATTTTGCTGGCACAGAATCAACGGGTAGATGTTTATCTGGCGGCTAGAATGATGAGGCTAGGTAGGCTTGAGTCAGTCACGGTGCACGACCGAGAATACACTGAATGGGACGTACAAGCGATTCTAACGAAAAGTAGTGAGTAAGCTGATGAAGAAATTACGTGGATTTACGCTGATTGAGAGTGTGATTGCCCTTTTCTGCCTGACCCTGGTCGTGCTACTGCTCGCTAGTAACCTACAGCTTATTAAGCACGCAAACGAGTTCCTCCCGCAGAGTAACGATGTGGCGTATGCTTATGTTAAACTTGATAATTTTCTCCAAAAAGATGGTGGATTCTCGATCGATACCGAGAATTCGACCAGTAAGAAAATGGTTATTCAAAAGAGCCGACAAAAGGAACCAGGAATCACTGTTTCTTATGTGGTGGAATTTTACCAGTCGATGATTCGTGTTCGTGGCAATTCGAGTGGTCATATGCCGTTAATTGTTAAAATTTCTAGTGCTACTTTCAGAATTTGCGATGATGGTTTTCAAATTAGTTTGAGGGAACGAAATGGACAAGTTAGTGAGTTATATTTTAAAGCGAGTTTACTTGAACAGACAACTTAAGGTTCGGGGAAGTGTCATGGTTAGCGCGGTCCTGGTGCTTATTTTGAGCCTGGTCCTCTGGCAGATGTATTACCAGAACTTTGTTGCTATATTGCATGAAAATCAGTTATTAATTACCAATCTCCACAAATGATTAAAGTCATTTCTTGCGTCTCTTATGTCTAATTTGTACAATTGAGCATAGTGAGGTAATTAAATGAAAGCAATTGAAACAATCTACCCTGAATTTGAGCAGGCCGTGAAACTGCTACGGACCGAGTTGAACTCGGACTTTACCACGGCACTCGTTGAGACGTTTGATAACCTGGAGCACCAAACCGTTAAGGTTGACGAGGGAGCGCCGTCAGTCGAAGGTGTAAAACAACTGACGGATGCGTATGCTAAGTTAAATTATGATACGCTCTCTGTAGCGAATAAGGAAACACTGCTTTATTTACTAACGCTGACCGCGGTTAGCCATGATGGTTATGATGAGAACCAGCAAATTACACCGAAATATTTAGCGATGGTAATCGCGATGTTAGCCGAGAAGTTTGTGCCCGATTTAACCGGCAAGAGTATTCTGGATCCAGCAGTTGGGACAGGGACCCTTTTATTAGATGTCCTTAATGAATACAAAGCTAATAAGCGACAGGAACTTAGAGTTAGTGGGATTGACAACAACGCTGATTTACTTGACCTGGCGGATGTCAGGGCATTGGTTGCAAAACAGCCAATCGATCTCTATCATCAAGATGCGCTTGAACCGTGGCTGGGGGATGCACCTGACGTTGTTATTTCTGACTTGCCAGTGGGCTATTATCCGCTTGATGAACGGGCGAAGAAATTTGTTAATGCGCGGCCAACCGGCCACTCTATGGCACATGAATTACTAATTGAACAGATTGTCCTGCATCTCAACCAAAACGGGTTTGCCTTTTTGGTAATTCCTGAGTTATTATTAAAAGGAGAAAACGCTACCAACTTCATTGGCTGGTTAGCCAAAAATGTTTATCTTCAAGCAATTATTGATTTACCAGATGATTTGTTTACGGAACGGAATAAACGTCGGGCGATTATGGTCTTGCAAAACCACGGGGATGACGCACACCAGCCAAAGAATATTCTTTTAGCTAAAATAGGTTCTTTACGTAAGCCAGAATCTCTGGTTGAATTCAATTATGAGCTAAATGAGTGGTACAAAAATAACTTAGGATAGCAGGTACATGATTATGCAAAAAATATTAGCAATTAATTCCGGGAGCTCTTCATTCAAATTCAAGTTATTTGAAATACCTAGTGAAGAGGTTATCACATCAGGAATTGCCGAACGCGTGGGAATCGATGGTTCATTCTTTGAGATTAAGTATCAGGGCCAGAAACAACATTTTGACGTAGCCATTCCCGACCAAGAAGCAGCCGTGAACCTGTTATTACACCATTTAACTGAAATGAAGATTGTGGCTGATCTTGCTGAAATTAAAGGTGTGGGGCACCGGATTGTGGCCGGCGGTGAGGACTTCAAAGAGAGTACCATTATCGATGAGACAAATTTGCAGAAAATTTACGACTTAGCCCAATATGCACCACTGCATAATCCTGCAGAGGCACGCGGTATTGAGGCATTTATGAAGATGTTGCCTGGGGTGCCTCAGGTTGGTGTGTTCGACACGTCATTTCATACCTCGATGCCAATGATTAATTATCTTTATTCCCTACCATATGAATATTATGAAAAATATGGTGCAAGAAAGTATGGTGCACACGGCACGAGCGTACGTTACGTAGCACATCGTGCAGCTGAATTGATGGGAAGAGATATCAGTGAGTTGAAACTCATCGTTTGTCACCTCGGTTCCGGTGCCTCGGTGACCGCAGTTCAGGGTGGTAAGTCGCTCGATACATCAATGGGTTTCACACCGCTAGCGGGTGTGACGATGGGCACCAGAACTGGCGACATCGATGCCTCGCTGATTCCGTTTCTGATGAAGAAACTAAATCTATCCAGTGCACAAGAATTGATTGATATTTTCAACAATAAATCTGGTCTCCTGGGTATTTCCGGTGTTTCACCTGATATGCGTGACGTTGAAGCTACATTTGATCAACCTCGTTCTCGTTTAGCACACGATATCTTCATCAACCGGATTGTACGCTATATCGGCCAGTATGTCTTTGAAATGGGCGGTCTCGACGGTTTGATTTTCACCGCCGGGATTGGAGAACATAGTATCGACATTCGGGACCACATCGTACGGGGACTAGACTTCTATGGTGCCCGGATGGACTGGGATGCGAACATCGCATCGGGCGAACGGTTTATTAACACACCCGAATCAACCGTGAAACTACTGGTTGTGCCAACGGATGAAGAGTTAATGATTGTTCGAGACGTGATCGCACTAACTAAATAGATTATTGAGAGGATTGTTCAGTTGAACGATCCTTTTTTATATTAATAGCGCACAATTGAGGAGTATGAGTAACTTTATTGGTATAATTGGGTCAAGCATTAGGAATCTACTGCCATAATCCCCACAACAGAGGAGACACGATGATAGAAATTACAAACCTTAGTAAGCATTATGGCGAAAAAGCAGCGCTGGCTAATGTTTATTTGACCTTTAGCGACAACAAGATATACGGTTTGCTGGGCTCAAACGGTGCCGGTAAGACAACGCTGATGAAGATTATCGCGAACAGACTGTTCCAAACGGCTGGTACGGTGACGGTCCAGGGTCAACCCGTGCTGGAGAATGAACGGGTACAGCAGAATATCTTTTGTGTGACAGAGAATGATAAGTACCCGAAGGATATCAAATTAAAAAATCTGTTGGTCTGGGAATCCCGTTTCTTTCCTGATTTTGACTTGGATTATGCGAAAGACTTGGCGCAAAAGTTCGATCTGGATTTGAATAAGAAGACGAACAGTCTTTCGACGGGCTACTACACGATACTAAAAGTGGTTGTGGCCCTAGCTAGCAAAGCCAAAATTATGATTCTGGATGAGCCCGTGCTGGGAATTGATTCACTCTACCGTGAGTTATTTTACGAAGTGCTATTAACGCACCACCGGCAGTACCAAAACCTGATCATCATTTCGACGCACTTGATTGAAGAGGTGGAACCCGTTCTTCAGGAGGTTGTGATTATCGATCGGGGACGGATTATCAAGCAAGGTACACTCCAGGAAATCGCTGAAAA
This window harbors:
- a CDS encoding type II secretion system F family protein: MNKTPQALSLGKWNTTDRIKLLENITLLLDNGFSLNEGLQALPGIWHQREHELFRINELMRQNRHFALILAEIGFSLTTTTQIGMALEEGTLRQCLRQLTGVLVLRREQMKKIKQEMAYPVVIIVMMSFLMIFMRVFMGNYLPKSPTADWQKILWLLLGVGILVIIYCVYYAIKSINEQSYAQLLVLRSWPVIGKMVLRYAQYLILFNLNILLSNGFSLQDICGFALKQPAGSLQYQLGLNVKQKLVAGRTLQEIITAEPFLSDELLFVVNTGSERIVVARQIKILEVIAYEELSAGLQRLSLKIQPLSFIVIGIGILTMYLKLLMPVYSMMQGF
- a CDS encoding competence type IV pilus major pilin ComGC, with translation MRKIEWNNLGKSKRVGGFTLIEMVIVVLIIAMLTVLILPNAAKQKGIAEQKTDTAFIQTIQSQIDIVDTESERISFAALKENKHITNEQYNKLQDGYVLNADGTVAKKGDS
- a CDS encoding type II secretion system protein yields the protein MLKKETAKGFTLIESMVTLFIVTLLILVPAVELTGMKRSVERQQTVTTFVTQFEQAKKIAEISNSSALIRYYPTSRKIVVAQAGTTKLLVRIPDQMQVFGLTSALNIGNDGYVAPTTITFTDGSWSRKITIQMMWGELIVA
- a CDS encoding type IV pilus modification PilV family protein is translated as MWRRLEGMILVETMTALVVLTIGIGFLELNIAQTKQILLAQNQRVDVYLAARMMRLGRLESVTVHDREYTEWDVQAILTKSSE
- a CDS encoding prepilin-type N-terminal cleavage/methylation domain-containing protein, whose protein sequence is MKKLRGFTLIESVIALFCLTLVVLLLASNLQLIKHANEFLPQSNDVAYAYVKLDNFLQKDGGFSIDTENSTSKKMVIQKSRQKEPGITVSYVVEFYQSMIRVRGNSSGHMPLIVKISSATFRICDDGFQISLRERNGQVSELYFKASLLEQTT
- a CDS encoding class I SAM-dependent methyltransferase, yielding MKAIETIYPEFEQAVKLLRTELNSDFTTALVETFDNLEHQTVKVDEGAPSVEGVKQLTDAYAKLNYDTLSVANKETLLYLLTLTAVSHDGYDENQQITPKYLAMVIAMLAEKFVPDLTGKSILDPAVGTGTLLLDVLNEYKANKRQELRVSGIDNNADLLDLADVRALVAKQPIDLYHQDALEPWLGDAPDVVISDLPVGYYPLDERAKKFVNARPTGHSMAHELLIEQIVLHLNQNGFAFLVIPELLLKGENATNFIGWLAKNVYLQAIIDLPDDLFTERNKRRAIMVLQNHGDDAHQPKNILLAKIGSLRKPESLVEFNYELNEWYKNNLG
- a CDS encoding acetate/propionate family kinase is translated as MQKILAINSGSSSFKFKLFEIPSEEVITSGIAERVGIDGSFFEIKYQGQKQHFDVAIPDQEAAVNLLLHHLTEMKIVADLAEIKGVGHRIVAGGEDFKESTIIDETNLQKIYDLAQYAPLHNPAEARGIEAFMKMLPGVPQVGVFDTSFHTSMPMINYLYSLPYEYYEKYGARKYGAHGTSVRYVAHRAAELMGRDISELKLIVCHLGSGASVTAVQGGKSLDTSMGFTPLAGVTMGTRTGDIDASLIPFLMKKLNLSSAQELIDIFNNKSGLLGISGVSPDMRDVEATFDQPRSRLAHDIFINRIVRYIGQYVFEMGGLDGLIFTAGIGEHSIDIRDHIVRGLDFYGARMDWDANIASGERFINTPESTVKLLVVPTDEELMIVRDVIALTK
- a CDS encoding ABC transporter ATP-binding protein → MIEITNLSKHYGEKAALANVYLTFSDNKIYGLLGSNGAGKTTLMKIIANRLFQTAGTVTVQGQPVLENERVQQNIFCVTENDKYPKDIKLKNLLVWESRFFPDFDLDYAKDLAQKFDLDLNKKTNSLSTGYYTILKVVVALASKAKIMILDEPVLGIDSLYRELFYEVLLTHHRQYQNLIIISTHLIEEVEPVLQEVVIIDRGRIIKQGTLQEIAENESLNQAYVNILKGVRHG